The Agarilytica rhodophyticola genome has a window encoding:
- a CDS encoding UbiA family prenyltransferase: protein MILVSDFRQLALLIRLPNSFTVIANIVAASLIGSQGHIDLTVFFILLLASLCFYHGGMVLNDCLDIAEDKLTQPHRPLVSGKISTSFAWILATVLMGVATLLPLLLSQAVFLVAVLLAISIVAYNFSPRESLFGCVLMGACRSLNWLLPLVAFGTWKEYAPYAFLVGIYVMSLTFLSRDENYADRRWLVVLSVSSLLLGGIYFLWAFDSESPFYWFKCAIVVAGLLLLFAKIMQLLKDYRPENIRAVVMFFIIGMIPLDACLVFVAGYYWQAIFLLALIIPSKLLARRLYVT, encoded by the coding sequence GTGATATTGGTCAGTGATTTTCGTCAGCTTGCATTACTAATTCGTCTCCCCAATAGTTTTACGGTGATTGCCAATATTGTTGCGGCCTCATTAATTGGCTCCCAAGGGCATATAGACTTAACTGTATTTTTTATCCTACTGCTGGCGAGCTTGTGTTTTTATCACGGTGGTATGGTGCTTAATGACTGCCTAGATATCGCCGAAGATAAACTTACTCAACCTCATCGCCCTTTGGTTTCCGGTAAAATCTCCACATCCTTTGCGTGGATCTTGGCTACAGTTTTGATGGGCGTGGCTACACTATTGCCACTACTGTTAAGTCAGGCTGTGTTTTTAGTAGCGGTGCTATTGGCGATATCTATCGTTGCTTATAACTTCTCTCCTCGCGAAAGTTTGTTTGGTTGTGTTTTGATGGGGGCATGCCGAAGTTTAAATTGGCTGCTGCCCCTGGTCGCTTTCGGTACTTGGAAAGAATATGCACCTTATGCCTTTTTAGTGGGTATTTATGTTATGTCTCTTACTTTCCTCAGTCGCGATGAAAATTACGCCGATAGAAGATGGTTGGTCGTGCTGAGTGTATCCAGCTTGTTACTAGGTGGTATTTATTTTTTGTGGGCTTTTGATAGTGAATCACCATTTTATTGGTTTAAATGCGCAATTGTTGTGGCTGGCCTACTTTTGCTTTTCGCTAAGATAATGCAATTATTGAAGGATTACAGACCAGAAAACATTCGTGCTGTGGTCATGTTTTTTATCATCGGCATGATACCTCTAGATGCATGCCTAGTATTTGTTGCTGGATATTATTGGCAGGCTATCTTTTTGCTAGCACTTATTATACCCAGTAAGCTACTTGCTCGGCGTTTGTATGTAACTTAA
- a CDS encoding TatD family hydrolase → MQFFEPNIHMLSRTTDDYENLAVAGVIGVVEPAFWQGQPRTQIGTFIDYFDSLVGWERFRASQFGIRHYCTMGLNPKEANNLSLAKEVMKLLPDYLAKEGVVAVGEIGYDDINDLEERFFAEQLELAKAFALPVLVHTPHREKIEGTRRTLDLIKEVGVNPETVVVDHLNEVTIELVTDTGCWRGHSVYPKTKMSEGRMVDLLKKYGTDKVMVNSAADWGVSDPLKVPKVGTAMLEAGFSGDEVEKVLFNNPINFFAQSGRISIDEVTRPLIDQSQLYQDNSALRGQTPLIEKGSL, encoded by the coding sequence ATGCAATTTTTTGAGCCCAATATTCATATGCTATCGCGTACCACCGACGACTACGAAAATTTAGCAGTTGCTGGCGTTATCGGTGTTGTTGAACCGGCTTTTTGGCAAGGTCAGCCCCGTACTCAAATCGGCACTTTTATCGACTATTTTGACTCACTTGTTGGCTGGGAGCGCTTTCGCGCTAGCCAGTTCGGCATTCGTCACTATTGCACCATGGGGTTAAACCCCAAAGAAGCGAATAATTTGTCCCTTGCCAAAGAGGTGATGAAGTTACTACCGGATTATTTAGCTAAAGAGGGTGTAGTTGCTGTGGGTGAAATTGGCTATGATGACATCAATGATCTGGAAGAACGTTTCTTTGCTGAGCAACTTGAGCTGGCTAAAGCCTTTGCATTACCTGTACTTGTCCATACCCCGCACCGAGAAAAAATAGAGGGGACGCGACGAACTCTTGATCTTATTAAAGAGGTAGGAGTTAACCCCGAAACAGTTGTTGTCGACCATCTTAACGAGGTTACTATAGAATTGGTTACTGATACGGGGTGTTGGAGGGGACACTCTGTATATCCCAAAACTAAAATGTCTGAAGGTCGTATGGTGGATTTACTAAAAAAATATGGTACCGATAAAGTGATGGTCAATAGTGCAGCAGATTGGGGTGTTAGTGATCCATTGAAAGTGCCTAAAGTGGGTACAGCGATGTTGGAGGCCGGTTTTAGCGGTGACGAAGTTGAAAAAGTGCTATTTAATAACCCTATCAATTTTTTTGCACAAAGTGGCCGCATCAGTATCGACGAAGTCACTCGTCCACTTATCGACCAAAGTCAGTTATACCAAGATAACTCCGCTTTACGAGGGCAAACGCCACTCATTGAAAAAGGAAGTTTGTAG
- the eboE gene encoding metabolite traffic protein EboE → MVCWHPDEIAYCANVHPGISAREIANNLTSITSAVRSNARLNSMYAGLWICEAALHEYRDTALLTDLLNTMQREQLKVVTLNGFPQVNFHQDVVKHKVYQPTWADRRRLDYTIELADVLARCLPEGVDWGTISTLPLAYRSSWTKSQHHQACENLMAYVEAAHKQAQATGKHIRLCLEMEPGCVLETTEQVIDFFTKDLPECADRLGISQDRVKSYLGICYDICHQAVMQENISTSVNAIHEAGITIGKVQVSSALQVDFNLALEHGHDALSSLRTFAEPKYMHQLSTRDRDQVFYFCDDLVDAIDNKDFPRSSSWKIHYHLPIQQHHIMEQGRALPGFTTTRQAIEEFLDSLLTFSYKPHIEVETYTWHVLPEFKHNATEHALIEGLGLERQWLVEQMAKRGLINT, encoded by the coding sequence GTGGTTTGTTGGCACCCCGATGAGATAGCTTACTGTGCGAATGTTCACCCAGGCATAAGTGCTCGGGAAATTGCTAATAATTTAACTTCCATTACCAGTGCTGTTCGCAGTAACGCTCGCTTAAATTCAATGTATGCAGGTTTGTGGATTTGTGAAGCGGCACTGCATGAATATCGTGATACAGCTTTGCTCACGGATTTACTCAATACCATGCAACGTGAGCAGCTAAAAGTTGTAACGTTAAATGGCTTCCCACAAGTCAATTTTCATCAAGATGTTGTAAAGCACAAAGTCTATCAGCCAACCTGGGCAGATCGACGTCGTCTTGATTACACCATTGAATTAGCAGATGTACTCGCGCGCTGTCTACCTGAAGGTGTTGACTGGGGTACTATCTCCACACTTCCTCTGGCGTATCGTAGTTCATGGACGAAGAGTCAACATCATCAAGCTTGCGAGAATTTAATGGCTTATGTTGAGGCCGCGCACAAGCAAGCACAGGCAACGGGAAAACATATCAGGCTTTGTCTAGAAATGGAGCCTGGCTGTGTCTTGGAAACAACTGAACAAGTTATCGATTTCTTTACGAAAGATCTACCAGAATGTGCCGATAGGCTTGGTATTTCGCAAGATAGGGTTAAAAGTTATCTGGGAATCTGCTACGACATTTGTCATCAAGCGGTGATGCAAGAGAATATCTCTACCAGTGTCAATGCTATTCATGAGGCGGGAATTACTATTGGCAAGGTGCAAGTATCTTCAGCTTTGCAAGTGGATTTTAACCTTGCCCTAGAACATGGACACGATGCTTTATCCTCGTTACGAACATTTGCTGAGCCAAAATATATGCATCAACTTTCTACTCGTGACCGTGACCAGGTTTTTTATTTTTGCGATGATTTAGTGGATGCTATAGACAATAAAGATTTTCCTCGAAGTTCGTCCTGGAAAATTCACTATCATTTACCCATCCAGCAACACCATATTATGGAACAAGGGCGAGCTTTACCTGGTTTCACTACGACCCGACAGGCGATCGAAGAGTTTTTAGATAGCTTGTTGACTTTTTCTTATAAGCCTCATATAGAAGTGGAAACTTATACTTGGCATGTCTTACCGGAGTTTAAACACAACGCTACTGAGCATGCATTAATAGAAGGCTTAGGTTTAGAGCGTCAGTGGCTAGTGGAGCAGATGGCCAAACGCGGTTTGATAAATACATAA
- a CDS encoding alkaline phosphatase family protein, translating into MLNKNLVILDVVGLTPDLLGDNTPNINRYLNDNFFSPLTGVFPALTTTAQSSMLTGYNPDRHGVVGNGWYEREHAEVMFWKQANSLVQGDKIWDRLKTKHEGFSCSKLFWWYNMYANVDASITPRPHYPADGRKIIDLYSTPEGLHEKIEEKLGKFPFFNFWGPKAGIESSQWIAEAAKLEFEMHRPNLQLVYLPHLDYCLQKYGPHHESIAAEVRAIDTVVGSLLEFYQASDVKVIIVSEYGITEVSKPIHINRVLRENGFIKVRNSLTWELLDPGASKAFAVADHQIAHIYLNDVSKKATLKELLENTDGIDRVLDQGGKRDFNIDHDRAGDLIAIANPDAWFTYYYWLDDKKAPDFARTVDIHRKPGYDPVEMFVDPKLTLPVARVAWRLLQKKLGFRMLMDVIPLDADLIRGSHGRLATDEQQGPLIILPKDMAREGMRMTDVPEVIMSFFD; encoded by the coding sequence ATGCTAAATAAAAACCTTGTCATTCTTGATGTTGTTGGCTTAACTCCGGATCTTCTCGGCGATAATACGCCCAATATAAATCGCTATTTAAATGATAATTTCTTTAGTCCTCTAACGGGTGTTTTCCCAGCTTTGACCACCACCGCACAGTCTTCAATGTTGACCGGATATAATCCGGATCGACATGGTGTCGTCGGCAATGGCTGGTATGAGCGAGAACATGCAGAAGTAATGTTTTGGAAGCAAGCGAATAGCCTCGTGCAGGGAGATAAAATTTGGGACAGGCTCAAAACCAAACATGAGGGTTTTAGTTGTTCTAAGCTATTTTGGTGGTACAACATGTATGCCAATGTGGATGCATCGATAACACCGCGGCCACATTATCCTGCGGACGGTCGTAAAATCATTGATTTATATTCAACCCCAGAAGGTTTACATGAAAAGATAGAAGAAAAACTTGGCAAGTTTCCCTTTTTTAATTTCTGGGGGCCTAAAGCGGGTATTGAATCCAGTCAATGGATTGCCGAAGCGGCAAAATTAGAGTTTGAAATGCATCGCCCTAATTTGCAGCTAGTCTATCTTCCGCATTTAGACTATTGTTTACAAAAGTATGGCCCTCATCATGAGTCTATTGCTGCTGAAGTGCGCGCTATTGATACTGTTGTGGGGTCTTTACTTGAGTTTTATCAAGCCTCTGATGTAAAGGTTATTATCGTTTCTGAATATGGGATTACTGAGGTAAGTAAACCTATTCATATCAATAGAGTTTTGCGAGAAAATGGCTTTATTAAAGTACGAAATTCATTAACATGGGAATTACTTGATCCCGGTGCAAGTAAAGCTTTTGCCGTAGCCGATCATCAAATAGCGCATATTTATCTCAATGATGTCAGCAAAAAAGCCACGCTAAAAGAACTGCTAGAAAACACAGACGGTATTGATAGGGTTTTAGATCAGGGGGGCAAACGGGATTTTAATATTGACCACGACCGCGCGGGAGACTTAATTGCTATTGCAAACCCCGACGCCTGGTTTACCTACTATTATTGGCTGGATGACAAAAAAGCGCCCGATTTTGCGCGCACAGTGGATATTCATCGCAAGCCTGGCTACGATCCTGTGGAAATGTTTGTCGATCCTAAATTGACACTTCCAGTGGCACGTGTTGCTTGGCGTTTACTGCAGAAAAAATTAGGCTTTCGTATGTTAATGGATGTGATTCCACTGGATGCAGATCTTATTCGCGGTAGTCACGGCCGTTTAGCCACGGACGAGCAGCAGGGGCCATTAATCATTTTGCCTAAGGATATGGCCCGAGAAGGAATGCGAATGACGGATGTGCCAGAAGTGATTATGTCTTTTTTTGATTAA
- a CDS encoding transmembrane 220 family protein produces the protein MMIKRLPFAFGALVFLIFTLLQFNDAGQYGNYDAWIWIAIYGAMTAISAMMIWRPIALHWLFAWAGFTWGALLFRLQDGQGNIHIEWLHPANYWDETNTMVQQSNESGGLLILAVWASCVAIITYFNQKKT, from the coding sequence ATGATGATTAAACGACTGCCATTCGCGTTTGGCGCACTAGTATTTTTAATTTTCACACTCTTACAGTTCAATGATGCTGGACAGTACGGCAATTATGATGCGTGGATATGGATAGCAATATATGGCGCTATGACGGCGATTAGTGCAATGATGATATGGCGCCCCATAGCACTGCACTGGCTTTTCGCGTGGGCAGGTTTTACTTGGGGAGCTCTATTGTTCCGTTTACAAGATGGCCAAGGCAATATTCATATTGAATGGTTACATCCCGCTAACTATTGGGATGAAACCAACACCATGGTGCAACAATCAAATGAATCTGGCGGCTTACTAATACTTGCCGTTTGGGCAAGTTGTGTTGCTATAATCACCTACTTTAATCAAAAAAAGACATAA
- a CDS encoding CsiV family protein: protein MYAKNRSVAALKKPYEALKARLHLLSLVRSVQYFCALGFTLISTYSDAQAQKVLPQESKQQIFEQHFKNWYQVEVIIFERKQELSPEAESWPTNLSLSYPPRIQLLGSGNQEENSELAGDTYALAPEDSANSLPDSPEEQFRQSLEQPFIPLDSQLRTMNNEANRLQRRSAMRVLFHETWRQPMVDKNNAAAIVMSAGDTFGENSELEGSIILHISRYLHIDTNLWLTKFEANFGQENEHWPILPRRPILLSYQEQEGDTNELALADIQENTDDSLDEQNNWNIAFNKNTALASNDSISGDLLGDYSSIAQQPYVVKQLVTMRQKRRMRSGELHYLDHPRLGLLIRIDKYNPRLP, encoded by the coding sequence ATGTACGCAAAAAATAGGTCAGTGGCTGCACTAAAAAAGCCTTACGAAGCACTTAAAGCACGTTTGCACTTGTTATCCCTTGTGCGATCAGTACAGTATTTCTGTGCACTCGGTTTTACTTTGATAAGCACATACAGTGATGCTCAAGCACAAAAAGTATTACCACAAGAATCAAAACAACAGATTTTTGAGCAGCACTTTAAAAATTGGTACCAGGTAGAAGTCATTATTTTTGAACGCAAACAGGAGTTGAGTCCTGAGGCGGAGTCCTGGCCAACCAATCTCTCTCTGTCCTACCCTCCGCGCATACAACTACTGGGTAGTGGCAACCAAGAAGAGAACAGCGAGTTAGCCGGCGATACATACGCACTTGCGCCAGAGGATAGCGCGAATAGCTTGCCCGATAGCCCAGAAGAACAATTCCGTCAAAGCTTAGAGCAACCCTTTATCCCACTCGATTCGCAGTTGCGTACCATGAACAATGAAGCAAATCGTTTACAGCGTCGCTCCGCAATGCGAGTTTTATTCCATGAGACCTGGCGGCAACCGATGGTCGATAAGAATAATGCGGCAGCCATTGTTATGAGTGCGGGCGATACATTTGGAGAAAACAGCGAACTTGAAGGCAGCATCATCCTTCATATTAGTCGCTATCTGCATATCGACACGAATTTATGGTTGACCAAATTTGAGGCCAATTTTGGACAAGAAAATGAACACTGGCCCATACTCCCCCGCCGGCCAATATTGCTGAGCTATCAAGAGCAAGAGGGAGATACAAATGAATTAGCCCTTGCAGATATACAAGAAAACACCGACGACAGCTTAGACGAGCAAAACAACTGGAACATTGCCTTTAATAAAAATACGGCACTGGCCTCCAATGACAGCATCTCTGGAGATTTATTGGGAGACTATAGTAGCATCGCCCAACAGCCTTATGTCGTAAAACAGTTGGTAACTATGCGGCAAAAGCGCCGTATGCGCAGTGGTGAGTTGCATTACCTCGACCACCCACGCCTCGGTTTGTTAATTCGTATCGACAAATACAATCCCCGCTTGCCGTAA
- the mfd gene encoding transcription-repair coupling factor, giving the protein MKQLLLSPPAAGKPGDKTSWGNFITGSSMACAVAFSAIKHASSTVLIAPNMTVAERIAADLKQFLDRVEKAPQLEIFSDWETLPYDTFSPHQDIVSNRMRCLYRLAHNQRSIIIVTAQTLAQRLVPESYILSKSLILKKGDLFERDKFRDQLVFAGYNSVDTVYQHGEFALRGALIDVYPMGSSSAYRIELFDDEVESLREFDPETQRTISQVEKIELLPGKECPLDKKSIATFRAAWHERFDTDHKACPVYQDVNSGLSPAGIEYFLSLFFDTTASLLDYLPRESQLFVIDGFEKAYEEFWREAHKRYDSRCGDLERPILPPQEVFFPTDETFARFKQFPRVTLHTKSLEEKQGQLNFDAASPPLIRIDNRSKNPLHLLEELICNSDKRILFCAESSGRREVILEQLHTIGIEPASCDSIQAFLANDETMAITVAAIEEGINCLSPGLLLISEAQLFGTHVRQARRQKSAHDDRDNIIKNLTELKVGAPVVHIDHGVGRYKGLQSIEHDGQAEEFLVLDYANEAKLYVPVANLHTISRYSGSDEVHAPLHRLGNEQWQKAKRKAAEKVRDVAAELLEIYAKRQAKEGFTYSNPKEDYALFAAGFTFEETPDQRDAINAVRSDMLSPRPMDRLVCGDVGFGKTEVAMRAAFIAVQNSKQVAVLVPTTLLAQQHYENFKDRFADWPTNIEVISRFRSQKQITEIQKKLSDGKIDIIIGTHKLIQGELDYPNLGLVIIDEEHRFGVRQKEALKALRADVDILAMTATPIPRTLNMSMAGIRDLSIIATPPAKRLSVKTFVRELDKNLVKEAILREIMRGGQVYYLHNEVKTIEKIARELEEQIPEARVQIGHGQMRERELESVMTDFYHKRFNVLVCTTIIETGIDVPSANTIIINRADTFGLAQLHQLRGRVGRSHHQAYAYLLTPNKKAMTADAHKRLDAIAEAQDLGAGFTLASHDMEIRGAGELLGEEQSGQIQSIGFSLYMDMLDRAVKAIQNGEEISLEDAAPSGVEFNLRIPALIPDDYLPDVHTRLTLYKRISSTNNNDELNDLQVEMIDRFGLLPDATKNLFRQTRLRFEAEKLGIAKVDAGKTQGRLEFGKNTQVDPLTIVKLVQKQPQSYRLEGANHLKFMSDMETADERLKSVHHLFENLNATG; this is encoded by the coding sequence ATGAAACAACTTCTCTTATCTCCACCTGCAGCAGGCAAACCAGGTGATAAAACCTCCTGGGGCAACTTTATAACAGGAAGTAGTATGGCCTGTGCGGTTGCTTTTAGTGCCATTAAACATGCCTCTTCTACGGTTTTAATTGCCCCAAATATGACGGTAGCAGAGCGTATTGCCGCTGATTTAAAGCAATTTCTTGACCGTGTTGAAAAGGCGCCGCAGCTAGAAATCTTCTCCGACTGGGAAACCCTACCTTACGATACCTTTTCGCCCCACCAGGATATTGTCTCCAATCGGATGCGCTGCCTATATCGTCTGGCCCATAACCAGCGCAGTATTATTATTGTCACGGCACAAACTCTAGCCCAGCGTCTGGTGCCAGAATCTTACATTCTCTCTAAGAGCCTAATATTAAAGAAAGGCGATCTTTTTGAGAGAGATAAGTTTCGCGATCAACTGGTATTCGCCGGCTATAACAGCGTCGATACCGTCTATCAGCACGGTGAATTTGCCCTGCGTGGCGCCCTTATTGATGTCTACCCGATGGGCAGCTCATCGGCTTATAGAATCGAGTTATTCGATGATGAGGTAGAGTCTTTACGCGAGTTCGACCCTGAAACACAACGCACGATAAGCCAAGTAGAAAAAATTGAATTATTACCGGGTAAAGAGTGTCCTCTGGATAAAAAGAGTATCGCCACTTTTCGCGCGGCGTGGCATGAAAGGTTCGATACTGACCACAAGGCATGCCCGGTATACCAAGATGTTAATTCAGGCTTATCTCCCGCCGGTATTGAATATTTCTTGTCATTATTTTTCGATACTACCGCGTCCTTATTGGATTATTTACCCAGAGAAAGCCAACTGTTTGTTATTGATGGCTTCGAGAAAGCCTATGAAGAGTTTTGGCGCGAGGCCCATAAACGCTATGACAGCCGCTGCGGGGATCTAGAACGTCCCATACTGCCACCACAGGAGGTATTTTTCCCTACTGATGAAACCTTTGCCCGTTTCAAGCAATTTCCACGGGTCACTTTACATACTAAGAGCCTAGAAGAAAAACAGGGGCAACTTAACTTTGATGCCGCAAGTCCACCGCTGATACGCATCGACAACCGCTCCAAGAATCCACTGCATTTATTAGAAGAACTGATTTGTAACAGCGACAAGAGAATTCTGTTTTGTGCCGAGTCCAGTGGTCGTAGAGAGGTAATTCTTGAGCAATTACACACCATAGGCATTGAACCTGCATCCTGCGACAGCATACAAGCCTTTCTTGCCAATGATGAAACCATGGCGATTACGGTTGCAGCCATTGAGGAAGGCATTAATTGCTTATCACCTGGTTTACTGCTTATTTCTGAAGCGCAGTTGTTTGGCACTCATGTTAGGCAAGCTAGACGGCAAAAATCTGCCCATGATGACCGCGATAACATTATTAAAAACCTCACCGAGCTGAAAGTCGGGGCGCCTGTGGTACATATCGACCATGGTGTTGGCCGTTATAAAGGCTTACAAAGCATCGAACATGATGGCCAGGCAGAAGAGTTTTTGGTATTGGACTACGCCAACGAAGCCAAGCTCTACGTACCGGTTGCCAACCTGCATACCATCAGTCGTTATTCTGGCTCGGATGAAGTCCATGCGCCGCTGCATAGGCTGGGCAATGAACAGTGGCAAAAGGCTAAACGCAAAGCCGCAGAGAAAGTGCGTGATGTGGCGGCTGAGCTGCTTGAAATTTATGCCAAGCGCCAGGCAAAAGAAGGCTTTACCTACTCGAATCCCAAAGAGGATTACGCCCTATTTGCTGCGGGCTTTACCTTCGAAGAAACACCGGATCAAAGAGATGCGATCAACGCGGTTAGAAGTGACATGCTATCACCTCGGCCCATGGATCGTTTGGTGTGTGGTGACGTAGGCTTCGGTAAAACAGAAGTGGCCATGCGGGCAGCTTTCATTGCTGTACAAAATAGTAAGCAAGTGGCTGTCTTAGTCCCCACCACCCTGCTCGCCCAACAACACTATGAAAACTTTAAAGATCGCTTTGCCGACTGGCCTACCAATATTGAGGTTATCTCCCGCTTTCGCAGCCAAAAACAAATTACTGAAATACAGAAAAAACTCTCCGATGGCAAAATTGACATCATCATCGGTACCCATAAGTTAATCCAAGGAGAATTGGACTACCCCAATCTAGGCTTGGTCATTATCGATGAAGAACACCGTTTTGGTGTCCGCCAAAAAGAAGCGTTAAAAGCGCTGCGCGCGGATGTGGATATTTTAGCGATGACGGCCACTCCAATACCGCGAACACTCAATATGTCCATGGCAGGTATTCGCGATTTATCTATCATCGCAACGCCCCCAGCAAAACGTTTATCGGTGAAGACTTTCGTTAGAGAATTGGATAAAAACTTAGTCAAAGAAGCCATTTTGCGAGAAATTATGCGCGGTGGCCAAGTCTATTACTTGCACAACGAAGTTAAAACCATCGAAAAAATAGCGCGCGAGTTAGAAGAACAAATACCTGAAGCCAGAGTACAGATCGGTCATGGTCAAATGCGTGAGCGAGAACTGGAATCGGTGATGACGGATTTTTATCACAAGCGTTTTAACGTTTTAGTCTGTACCACCATTATCGAAACCGGTATCGATGTGCCTAGCGCCAATACCATTATTATAAATCGTGCCGATACCTTTGGCTTGGCTCAGCTACATCAGTTGCGCGGCCGTGTGGGTCGCTCCCATCACCAAGCTTACGCATACTTGCTAACACCGAATAAAAAAGCAATGACCGCCGACGCTCACAAGCGCCTGGACGCGATCGCTGAGGCACAGGATTTAGGTGCTGGCTTCACCCTCGCCTCCCACGATATGGAAATTCGCGGTGCCGGTGAATTGCTAGGCGAAGAGCAAAGCGGACAAATCCAAAGTATTGGCTTCTCCCTTTATATGGACATGCTCGATCGCGCCGTAAAAGCGATTCAAAACGGCGAAGAGATCTCCCTTGAAGATGCGGCGCCGTCAGGCGTAGAATTTAATTTACGTATTCCAGCTTTGATTCCCGATGATTACTTACCCGATGTCCATACCAGGCTTACCTTGTACAAACGTATATCGTCAACGAACAATAATGACGAGCTGAACGACCTACAAGTCGAAATGATCGACCGGTTTGGCCTGTTACCTGACGCCACCAAAAACCTCTTTAGGCAAACGCGTTTGCGCTTTGAAGCAGAGAAGCTAGGCATTGCTAAAGTAGATGCAGGTAAAACACAGGGACGGCTAGAGTTTGGTAAAAATACCCAGGTAGATCCACTGACAATTGTGAAGCTTGTGCAAAAACAGCCCCAATCTTATCGTCTTGAGGGGGCAAATCATTTAAAGTTTATGTCAGACATGGAAACGGCTGATGAACGCTTAAAATCTGTTCATCACTTATTTGAGAACCTAAACGCAACGGGTTGA
- a CDS encoding Na(+)-translocating NADH-quinone reductase subunit A, which produces MIKIRRGLDLPITGAPRQSIEDGASIRSVALLGSDYHGMKPTIAVKVGDKVKEGQILFSDKKNPGVNYTSPAAGTVAAVNRGYQRVFESVVIDVEGDEAEQFAQYDAAKLASLGRQEVVENLVNSGLWTAIRTRPYSKVPAIDSTPKAIFVAAMDTNPLAADPQVVLKEKDEAFQNGLALLSNLTEGKVYVCHAQGASIPACGLERVVYETFGGVHPAGNVGTHIHYLSPVSANSTVWTVNYQDVAAMGELFTTGKLHFDRVVSLAGPQVEDPRLVRTRVGANLEELTAGQVKSGENRLVSGSVFGGTVGKGPFAFLGRYHNQVSVLQEGRERPFLHYLTPGSDRFSALGIYISKLFSGKKFNFTTSTNGSERAMVPIGAYERVMPLDILPTQLLRSLIVRDTDMAQKLGCLELDEEDLALCTFVCSGKYEYGPLLRENLTQIEREG; this is translated from the coding sequence ATGATAAAGATCCGTCGTGGATTGGATTTACCTATTACCGGGGCTCCCCGGCAGTCCATAGAAGATGGTGCTTCTATTCGCTCAGTCGCTCTTCTTGGTAGTGATTACCATGGTATGAAACCTACCATAGCTGTGAAAGTTGGCGACAAGGTGAAGGAAGGCCAAATATTATTCTCTGACAAAAAGAACCCTGGAGTGAATTACACCTCACCAGCGGCTGGTACAGTTGCTGCGGTTAATCGTGGTTACCAGCGGGTATTTGAATCAGTTGTAATCGATGTTGAAGGAGATGAGGCTGAGCAGTTTGCACAGTACGATGCTGCTAAGCTTGCTTCTCTTGGTCGTCAAGAGGTGGTTGAAAACTTGGTCAACTCCGGGTTATGGACTGCTATTCGCACACGACCATACAGCAAAGTTCCAGCGATTGATTCAACTCCTAAAGCAATATTTGTTGCTGCCATGGATACCAATCCTCTGGCCGCCGACCCACAGGTGGTTCTTAAAGAAAAGGATGAAGCTTTCCAGAATGGTTTGGCGCTACTGTCGAATTTGACTGAGGGCAAGGTTTATGTGTGTCATGCGCAAGGTGCGTCAATTCCCGCATGTGGACTTGAGCGTGTTGTCTATGAAACCTTTGGCGGTGTTCATCCTGCGGGTAATGTTGGAACACATATTCATTATCTGTCTCCAGTCAGTGCCAATAGCACAGTGTGGACAGTAAATTACCAAGATGTTGCTGCTATGGGGGAATTATTCACCACCGGTAAGCTTCACTTTGATCGAGTTGTATCACTGGCAGGTCCGCAAGTAGAAGATCCTCGTTTAGTAAGAACACGTGTGGGTGCGAACTTGGAGGAACTGACGGCGGGGCAGGTTAAGTCCGGGGAAAACCGCCTGGTTTCCGGTTCTGTTTTCGGTGGCACCGTTGGCAAGGGGCCTTTTGCCTTTTTAGGTCGCTATCACAATCAAGTAAGTGTGCTGCAAGAAGGGCGTGAACGTCCGTTTTTACATTACCTCACACCTGGTTCCGATCGTTTTTCTGCCTTAGGTATTTATATCTCTAAATTATTTAGTGGTAAGAAGTTTAATTTCACAACTTCTACCAACGGTAGTGAGCGCGCCATGGTACCCATCGGTGCCTATGAACGAGTAATGCCGCTGGATATTTTGCCAACACAGTTGCTGCGATCACTCATTGTTCGCGATACCGATATGGCGCAAAAATTAGGTTGCTTAGAGTTGGATGAAGAGGATCTTGCTTTGTGTACTTTTGTTTGCTCAGGCAAATACGAATATGGTCCCCTACTGAGGGAAAATTTAACACAGATCGAGAGGGAGGGTTAA